ACAACGAACCAAACGGATATCACCCGATGGCCTCTCCGGGGACGCCGGGGACGACGGGTTCCTCTTCGGTGACAGTGGAGACGGTTATTTtggtggcggtggtggcggATCCGGTGGTGGCGGCGGCAGTGGTTGGAATTTCAATAGATTTGGGGGTGGTCACAATTGGGATGAACCCTCATCTTCAGTTCCGGATCCTGCTTTTGATTTTGTGTATCAGGTGCTGTCGTGGATTATGCTTTCGAATTGTTTGCATTTCGCGGTTAAGAAGATCATTCGAATTGTTGCGGCGGGATCGATTGTGGATTCCGGTAGGGAAAAGGTTCCCGCCAGATTGGTTCCAATTTGCTGATTTGGTATCTTCAAACGAACCCATAGACATCGTAGAGCAAATCATTATTCGTGATTACGCATTGCATCTGTGTTTAATTGTGCATTTGCTGTACATACattgtatataataatttgtcatttaatatttagttgacgaatttcaaagtaattatttttctgtatttacATTTAATTGTGTAATGTTTAGTTGAAGTAACAAGTTTCCAGATTGCGATAGCATCATTTCGGGTAGAACTGCATCCAAGGAATGCATTGTCCCTGTTTCATGTTTTGGATATTAGTCATGTAGAGAGACAAACATTTTCGGGTGCCCTTGCTCATAGTTATAACCTCAATAGTCTAAATCGAGACCTAAATCCAGGTCACATTAACCTATTTATAATGCGTCTATTCGGGGTTGGTGCCAACAATTTACCATTTAGTGCTGTTGGTTTTATGGTTGTTCTGTTTTGTTAATGATTCGTAGTGAATGGAATACGGGACTTTTATATGATTGGCGGTCGTTCTTGTTTGGTTCGGTCTTTACCCAGAATTTCGCATTCATGTTTTATCATGTGACTTGTGTGATAGTAAGAGGAGTAATAACTATATTCTCTTGCCTCAATTTTTACCCAGAATTTTGAATTCATGTTTTATAATGTGACTTGTGTATTAGAAAGAGGTGTAATTAGATTCTTTAAAATCCCGTTGCATTAGAAAATGGTGAACTTGGGTTGAAGAAGTTGTGGAAATTATAAGCAGGACTATTTTGGATCACTTCTTTAAGTactctatttatagaagaaaatgaaaactttatttacataatttaaaattaatttctacatcaaatcttctattttatatcaacaaatataagttgAGAAGTTTGTTTATTGAAATTGACCATGTGTTATTGGACACAAATTTGTGATTAGTAGGAGTCATGGTTATATCAATTGTAAAAAAAGTCTGATGTCAAAATCAAGAATTAGAATTTACTACCAATGAACTATTTTTATGTCAAAAAACTATTTatgctaaaataaattaaaaaataatttagttcaGTGTGAATTAtcatgtattttaatattagaagTACTTTCTTGAACAAAATGATAAGAAGCTAAACAAGAACatcctgaaaaaaaaattaaggatgtTAACCTATTGTTTGTATTTACCTAATTCATGAATTCGTAGTGTTAAGATGTAACCTATTGCATTTACCTTTGGattgagtttaatttatttggCAGGagtttaattacataataatcCATATTCTTATGAagaatatttttacaattaatccTATAAATTATTctatgaatataataaataaatatttcacacagacaaactaaaatataacaaagaaCTTTTCAGGAAAAAAAAGTAATCAATATAAAtgtgaaatagaaaataatgtaaataattttaaatatttactccatgttttaatttaaaaaataaaattactttaataaatttaaaagttttaatttatttcaaaattgattagTAATGCTTAATACTGGAACTTGGTTTTCttcaaatcagattttatttatgtaaagatgaccttattttgattttgcaGATCCATGTTTCTGAAGtctttttagtttctaatttattatacatatatCATGGATATTACATGAACAATTACATCCCTTAGAATAAAAAAACGTTGGAGAGAGTCTTGGTTGTCAATAAAATGGTGAATGAGGCTAAAAAGTTGACTGTGAAAAAGTCTATAATTAGGAAAGATGAGATTTTTGGTAAGACCattatatgttaataatttttttaataactttttgacaataatagactatgtgtcactattttattattatgtatattaaaaatagatcaattataaattatcacataaataattgtaaaaaagttattaaagaaatttttttcctttttttacacaacaaaaatacttttttaaagtGTTTCAAATTGGCTTTGAGACTGAAGGTCAATAGTTTCAAAACTAAGATAGAAGAGACAATATGGTCGAAGGACTTGAAAAGTGTGTAACAAGAAATACATTAGGTTTGTTTGACAAGGCAGTAAAATGAGAAAGGATTACgatatgttaacaattttttttaacaattttttgataatagactatgtgtcactattttattggttcgtatatttaaaacagactaatCACAAATTACCACATAGACTGttgtaaaaaattgtcaaaaaagtcGTTAAAAAATTTTTgccaatgaaaaattaaaagtggaacaaagattttttttggtatgaaaatcttttttttaacaaatttttttgataactttttctaacaatttttttaacaacttttttacagtAGATTATTTGTCACTTTTTTATTGGTCcgtatatttaaaacggaccaagaGTTAGCACGTAgacattgtaaaaaaaatattaaaataacatttttcatttaatattattcgtTCCAAGTACATGTTTATAAAGTCTAACTcgtttaaattcatattttttcattattttaacataagagGAGAGAATATTTTAGGtcaaaagatttattattttttacaatatttagaagggagaagaaaaaaaaaagaaagtaattgTTGGCGTATTCACCAATctgtttgaataaaattataattcttacTTTGTTCACTATTTGATCTGGTCGAAATTTTCGTTCATAGTTAGattgagttaaaattttaattgcatattcACAAAATAGGATTTTTATATTCGAAAGCATTATTGATTGATTATAGATACCTATTTGTGCTTTGActttcttatattaatatttgatcttAGTGAAATTTGTTAGTGACTCTTGATTTCCATTTCATATTGAGAGagttttacaataaaaacattatttttattttcttttgttgttgatttttatatattcttgcaaatttgaagaaaatcattattttggtgtttttgaataattgttttgttgttttccatcaaatatattgtttattaaCTCCAGATATTGAGATGACAAATGGTATGAATAAGTGTGAACATAGTCTATGCATTTAGTTATTAGAATGGAGAAGGTGTTTTAGTTAAAGAAATTTTGATactaataaatcataaatatttcatataagaAAGTGGAGACATTATGTATGTGAGTTTTGTTtcttatgtattatttttatgactCGTTCCTACTTTAACATACAATCAAACTcgtatttaaaatcttaataatactttttaaaactatttaataactatcctatttgaataaataatatccatagcaaaacacaatttttagaCGTGTATTtctaaataacatattaataagGTAGTACATAAACCATTATACTTTACTAATAGAACATCTATAATATCCATACTTAATcgagttataaataaatattaaaatactttaacCATTTTCCATGATTAATAAATATTCACCTATATTAATTATCTGTTagatttaattcataaattttgtcCTATTTGTAATGTTTCAAAATGTAGTTTTCAGGTGTGAATGGTTCTGTTGAAATAATTATGAGATTGTTTGATGATAGAGCACAACATCCATGGGAGTCCTAAGgagtattttattatagttagtGCACAGTAAACATCTTAACGTTTGATATAAATATGTGTGTGCTTTAATAATAACGATATTACAATAATGATACAACATGATACATTATCATTTAAGGTTGACTTTTTAcacaaaatgaaatatataacacaacAACTGTCACATGAATTATGTTGGCTCGTCtcgtttataaaaaaaaaaaatcgaaaatattcaaaataataaaacaaaattaatttttttttatcaaaatatctattataatctaaaattaaaacaataagtCTCTTTCATCtgtattttaaaagtaaagtataatcattaaaataagaCATTAATGTGTCAGCTAAATTTAGAATTGATATGATATAtagttacatttattttatctttttttttaattcctatcaaatgaaaaatttgttgaGGGAAGGAAGGAATATTTATGGTCAACAATAATCAATGAAATTGCTTAGATCCTCGGTGGTactaagaaatattttttaagaagatgcgcagataaaatgaaaagaaaaatattatatatatatatatatatatatatatatatatatatatatatatatatatatatatatatatttattggataACACGGTGTGACAgaatgaaatggaaaaaaaaaaacgtgaacGAAAATTGTAATCtgataagggttaaatatgtttttagtctctatattgcagtgattttggttttagtccctcttttaaattaagacaatttagtccttcaactttataaaactctagttttagttttttttactaaatttttttaactttatttattgtttcaaacgcgtttttcaattaatattgaagcaaaaaatgtgtcaaaacagtgtaaataatctaaaatcagtaactttatttactgtttgaAACGCTTTTCTCAATtaatattgaagtaaaaatgtgtcaaatagtgtaaataatctaaaaccaaagttttttaaggttaaaagactaaattgtaccttaattgaaaagaatgactaaattgtatcttaatttgaaagaatgactaaaatcaaaatcaccccAAATTATGGGACAAAAACGTATTTAACCCGTCTCATAATAATACCAGATagagtatttttcttttttttatttcatatttcagTTAATCTGATATACGACAAAAATATGACAGTAAGTTAAGTTATGTTTTAGATTTTTGGAGTTGGTAATTGAATACGACAAATTGAAGAGTATATTCTGCAAGTGGATTCTTTATTAACGATTAAACATGTacaaatagataaaatataaaatatattatattcccAGTTGCCAT
This genomic stretch from Vigna radiata var. radiata cultivar VC1973A chromosome 7, Vradiata_ver6, whole genome shotgun sequence harbors:
- the LOC106767358 gene encoding uncharacterized protein LOC106767358 — protein: MINIMMVADTVVVTAAKGLGVLRACQSTCNLPLTDSAADQISAMIQPYDAVAPPPVKPSTYRLRRRTLLRRKQRTKRISPDGLSGDAGDDGFLFGDSGDGYFGGGGGGSGGGGGSGWNFNRFGGGHNWDEPSSSVPDPAFDFVYQVLSWIMLSNCLHFAVKKIIRIVAAGSIVDSGREKVPARLVPIC